The Ensifer adhaerens genome contains a region encoding:
- a CDS encoding aldo/keto reductase: MHYRTFGRSGLRVSEIGYGAWGIGKSHWRGASDDESARALNRAVDLGLNFIDTALGYGQGHSEKLIGALLRERSETIHVATKIPPKNMQWPAQAGTPAEQTFPADHVIACTETSLRNLGVETIDVQQFHVWSDEWVGRGDWLEAVERLKRDGKIRFFGVSINDYEPDNALRLIETGVVDSVQVIYNIFEQAPEEKLLPACLKHNVGVIVRVALDEGGLTGQIRADTVFPEGDFRETYFRGERKREVEERTQKIVEDLEIKPDALAETALRFVLSHPAVSTVIPGMRSVRNVERNCAIGDGLGLPDAQRAKLSAHRWRRNFYRD; the protein is encoded by the coding sequence ATGCACTACAGAACCTTCGGCCGCAGCGGCCTTCGCGTTTCCGAAATCGGTTATGGTGCCTGGGGCATCGGCAAGAGTCATTGGCGGGGAGCGAGCGACGACGAGTCCGCCCGCGCCCTCAATCGCGCCGTCGATCTCGGTCTCAACTTCATCGATACGGCGCTTGGCTACGGCCAGGGCCACAGCGAGAAGCTGATCGGGGCTTTGCTGCGCGAGCGGTCGGAAACGATCCATGTCGCCACCAAGATCCCGCCGAAGAACATGCAATGGCCAGCCCAAGCCGGCACGCCGGCCGAGCAGACCTTTCCGGCCGATCATGTGATTGCCTGTACCGAGACGAGCCTGCGCAATCTCGGCGTCGAGACGATCGACGTGCAGCAGTTCCATGTCTGGTCGGATGAGTGGGTCGGCCGTGGCGACTGGCTGGAGGCGGTCGAGCGACTGAAGCGCGACGGCAAGATCCGGTTTTTCGGCGTCTCGATCAATGACTACGAACCCGACAACGCGCTGAGGTTGATCGAGACCGGAGTGGTCGACAGCGTGCAGGTGATCTACAACATCTTCGAACAGGCGCCAGAGGAAAAGCTCTTGCCCGCCTGCCTGAAGCACAATGTCGGCGTCATCGTCCGCGTGGCGCTGGACGAAGGCGGGCTGACCGGCCAGATCCGTGCCGATACCGTCTTCCCCGAAGGGGACTTTCGCGAGACTTATTTCCGCGGCGAGCGCAAGCGCGAGGTCGAGGAGCGCACGCAGAAGATCGTCGAAGACCTGGAGATCAAACCCGATGCGCTTGCCGAAACGGCGCTGCGCTTCGTGCTTAGCCACCCGGCCGTATCGACCGTCATTCCCGGCATGCGCTCGGTTCGCAACGTCGAGCGCAACTGCGCCATCGGCGACGGCCTTGGCTTGCCGGATGCTCAACGGGCGAAGCTGAGCGCTCACCGCTGGCGCCGCAACTTCTACCGCGATTGA
- a CDS encoding VOC family protein, protein MSETVNVRYMVDDVQAAVAWYTTHLGFSVLSSFAPAFADVQRGALRLLLSGPTSSAGRPMPDGEKPGPGGWNRIHLIVDDLNAEVERLRRAGVTFRNDIVTGPGGAQILLIDPSGNVVELFQPARR, encoded by the coding sequence ATGTCGGAAACGGTCAACGTCCGTTACATGGTCGACGACGTGCAGGCGGCGGTCGCCTGGTACACGACCCATCTCGGTTTTTCTGTTCTGTCGAGTTTCGCGCCGGCCTTCGCGGATGTTCAGCGCGGAGCGCTGCGGCTGCTGCTCAGCGGGCCGACGAGCTCGGCCGGCAGGCCGATGCCGGATGGCGAGAAGCCCGGGCCTGGCGGTTGGAACCGCATCCATCTGATTGTCGATGATCTCAACGCCGAAGTGGAGCGGCTGCGCCGCGCTGGCGTCACCTTTCGCAACGATATCGTTACGGGTCCCGGAGGGGCGCAGATCCTGTTGATCGACCCCTCCGGAAATGTCGTCGAACTGTTTCAGCCGGCGCGCCGATAG
- a CDS encoding type I secretion protein: MYSAKISETIAHFIGLFQLSTEDARMREAHEKFDPARDVHKDLKVIETAPVKVQAPYDLDDFNPDVPYRPLDMDIYGPVPSGYAGLPLPEYPLTEGVMGGNGPEGGIQAWSSKASYAGTTHVINPPGSVVVYSQQTVELSDNDFVDMGGHGLKSGLHIDDSATMAQLIDAAQQVSPLGPVDVAGSGATIASLVTTTAATLDAYSSDDTGQVNGLAASQFVAKGDTLEGIYVNGELVDKAPVLKDHLPNPDESSNTSDEPELTNSPKEASGAVAHGEGAVPIAASVELDAGSNTLVNEVVITSNWLQANVLAVAGDHVQLNAIIQTNVYSDNDAVGAALTGGDLAAQKVTEAFNIASFKHVESTQTAQNETNVFPKAWAITEIKGDLMMVNWHQQFTFMSDNDTAILAASGSKLSIIAGDNTAANQLSLLELGYRFDLIFVGGNVFDANIIQQTNILLDNDFIGAVGGFQMSGHGSVTTGGNLLWNYASIVEAGGAGPVNPMPESYLSALQDLSEGKNPSSKDFMHDAAFAGLLGLRVLYISGDLLSLNYIQQTNILGDNDQVTLAMNALTERPDADWTISTGKNALMNYAGIVDVDTGKTIYAGGGIYSDEVLVQAELIKNEPFLGGQDPNALASEAVVFLGDGMLSPDTGHQTQDHASPNPAMHTIDTASVDPMHSMVA, translated from the coding sequence ATGTACTCCGCCAAAATCTCCGAAACCATCGCCCATTTCATCGGTCTCTTCCAACTCTCGACCGAAGACGCCCGCATGCGCGAGGCGCACGAGAAATTCGATCCGGCACGCGACGTTCACAAGGACCTAAAGGTTATCGAGACCGCGCCCGTCAAGGTGCAGGCTCCCTACGATCTCGACGACTTCAATCCCGACGTTCCCTACCGCCCGCTTGACATGGACATCTATGGGCCTGTTCCGAGTGGCTATGCAGGCTTGCCTCTCCCGGAGTACCCGCTCACGGAAGGCGTGATGGGCGGCAACGGCCCCGAAGGTGGGATACAGGCATGGTCCTCCAAGGCGTCCTATGCCGGCACCACGCACGTCATCAATCCCCCGGGATCGGTGGTGGTCTACAGCCAACAGACCGTCGAACTCTCGGACAATGATTTCGTCGATATGGGTGGGCATGGATTGAAATCCGGCCTGCATATCGACGACAGCGCGACGATGGCCCAACTCATCGACGCCGCGCAGCAGGTCTCACCGCTCGGCCCCGTGGACGTTGCCGGTTCCGGCGCCACGATCGCCAGCCTGGTTACGACGACCGCCGCGACGCTTGACGCCTATTCTTCTGACGACACGGGACAAGTGAACGGGCTGGCCGCCAGCCAATTCGTCGCCAAGGGTGACACGCTTGAAGGCATCTATGTGAACGGCGAGCTCGTTGATAAGGCGCCGGTTCTCAAGGATCATCTGCCGAACCCAGACGAGTCGTCGAACACATCGGATGAGCCTGAACTGACGAATAGCCCGAAGGAAGCCAGCGGTGCTGTCGCGCATGGCGAGGGTGCTGTTCCGATTGCAGCTTCGGTTGAACTGGATGCCGGCAGCAACACGCTGGTCAACGAGGTCGTCATTACAAGCAACTGGCTGCAAGCGAACGTGCTTGCGGTTGCCGGCGACCACGTCCAGCTCAACGCCATCATCCAGACCAACGTCTACTCCGACAACGATGCCGTGGGTGCGGCACTCACCGGCGGGGACCTGGCGGCGCAAAAGGTGACCGAGGCGTTCAATATCGCGTCGTTCAAGCATGTCGAGTCGACGCAGACCGCCCAAAACGAGACGAATGTCTTTCCCAAGGCTTGGGCCATCACCGAAATCAAGGGCGACCTGATGATGGTGAATTGGCACCAGCAATTTACCTTCATGTCTGACAACGACACGGCTATCCTGGCAGCTTCCGGTTCCAAACTCTCGATCATCGCCGGCGACAACACGGCCGCCAACCAGCTCTCGCTGTTGGAATTGGGGTATCGCTTCGACCTTATCTTCGTGGGCGGAAACGTCTTTGACGCCAACATCATCCAGCAGACCAACATCCTGCTCGACAACGATTTCATCGGGGCCGTTGGCGGCTTCCAGATGAGCGGCCATGGGTCTGTAACGACGGGCGGCAACCTGCTTTGGAACTATGCCAGCATCGTTGAAGCCGGGGGCGCCGGTCCGGTGAATCCGATGCCTGAAAGCTACCTGTCGGCCCTGCAGGATCTGTCCGAAGGCAAGAATCCGTCGTCGAAGGACTTCATGCACGACGCCGCCTTTGCCGGATTGTTGGGTCTGAGAGTCCTTTATATTTCCGGCGATTTGCTCAGTCTCAACTACATCCAGCAGACCAATATTCTGGGCGACAATGACCAGGTGACACTGGCCATGAACGCGCTGACGGAACGTCCGGATGCGGACTGGACCATCTCGACGGGCAAGAATGCCCTGATGAACTACGCCGGCATCGTCGACGTGGATACCGGCAAGACCATCTATGCCGGTGGCGGGATCTATTCCGACGAAGTGCTCGTGCAGGCCGAACTGATCAAGAACGAGCCTTTCCTTGGAGGCCAGGATCCAAATGCGCTGGCGAGCGAGGCGGTCGTGTTCCTTGGCGATGGCATGCTGAGCCCGGATACCGGCCATCAGACACAGGACCATGCATCGCCGAATCCGGCCATGCACACGATAGACACGGCTAGCGTCGATCCCATGCACAGCATGGTCGCCTGA
- a CDS encoding DUF817 domain-containing protein translates to MADDGRFTSREARIDAAAHRLLDRLPATGLLGGLTEFLVFGIKQAFACLFGGAMLALILATKLFWPEHLGLARYDFLFLAALAIQISLLVFKLETIAEAKVILIFHIVGTVMEIFKTSVGSWIYPEPSIFRIGGVPLFSGFMYAAVGSYLARVTRILDMRYTGYPPLWATMLLALAIYANFFTHHFIIDLRYALFAITAALFLRTTVHYRVFRFRHRMPLLFGFLLVALFIWFAENIGTWSRAWIYPSQHDGWIPVSLQKLGAWYLLMILSFVLVTLVHRPRTYVVTTEGASTADVAAAVGSPAASG, encoded by the coding sequence ATGGCGGACGATGGGCGTTTCACGAGCCGCGAAGCGCGCATCGACGCCGCGGCGCATCGCCTGCTCGATCGGCTTCCGGCGACCGGCCTTCTCGGCGGCCTGACGGAATTCCTGGTGTTCGGCATCAAGCAGGCCTTCGCCTGCCTCTTCGGCGGTGCCATGCTTGCCCTCATCCTCGCGACGAAGTTGTTCTGGCCGGAGCACTTGGGCCTTGCCCGCTATGATTTTCTTTTTCTCGCAGCACTTGCCATCCAGATCTCTCTGCTCGTCTTCAAGCTTGAGACGATTGCCGAAGCCAAGGTCATCCTGATCTTCCACATCGTCGGCACGGTGATGGAGATCTTCAAGACGTCGGTCGGATCCTGGATCTACCCGGAGCCAAGCATCTTCCGCATCGGCGGCGTCCCGCTGTTCTCGGGCTTCATGTATGCCGCCGTCGGCTCCTATCTCGCCCGCGTGACCCGAATCCTCGACATGCGCTACACCGGCTATCCGCCGCTTTGGGCGACGATGCTGCTCGCCTTGGCGATCTATGCCAATTTCTTTACGCACCATTTCATCATCGACCTGCGCTACGCGCTGTTTGCGATCACGGCGGCCCTGTTTCTGCGCACGACGGTACACTATCGCGTCTTCCGGTTTCGGCACCGCATGCCGTTGCTTTTCGGATTTCTGCTGGTCGCCCTGTTCATCTGGTTTGCCGAGAATATCGGCACCTGGTCGCGCGCCTGGATCTATCCCTCGCAGCATGACGGGTGGATCCCAGTATCGCTCCAGAAGCTCGGCGCCTGGTACCTGCTGATGATCCTGTCCTTCGTGCTGGTCACGCTCGTCCATCGGCCGCGAACATACGTGGTGACAACGGAAGGCGCATCGACCGCAGACGTTGCGGCGGCCGTAGGAAGTCCCGCTGCTTCCGGGTGA
- a CDS encoding type I secretion system permease/ATPase produces the protein MTDRTDPSRQDVTEVGNAPSTDADETPRQAGWSDAQAAQQRFIRRLDRQEDILDRAVKEIDGVADQLRRAVANGASEIENSANPGAASAPSPSPKAASPTPATDTTPPPANIASRPINPVPTTTNAAPPAASATQTEHVVQRAWPPRIESPAKVESLSALRDRMSAEQRSAQEQRKSEPRVEKPVIWPTAEMKDRSSPPGMVVIDGDRGPIKAEPRPSGKDGGSSNGNGGGGGGGGGGPNVFHKRLGAVDFTASLKAGLKAIRQNLMIVMVFTIATNVLVLAIPVYLFQISDRVLTSRSIDTLVMLTALIVGAVVLQTIFDGIRRMILMRTAVEVAAQLGAPILSAAARAALHSNGREYQTLGDLQQLRAFLVSGTLLSFLDAPIAPFFVLAVFLIHPHLGAIVITSAFLLLIVTLLNQRATAGGFGEATNYQTKANLHLDSMSRNSQIINALAMIPEAVHIWGKDMAGSLKAQVLAQDRNIAFASLSKAVRLLTQVTMLGWGANLALHGHLTGGMVISASIIAGRALGPIEAAIEGWHQVIQARAAYGRISALLHTSPLNFERLKLPRPEGRLDVERLLFVPQGTKRVVLNGITFSLEPGDSLAVIGSSGAGKTTLGKMLVGSILPTSGNVRLDLMDLRNWDQRQFGESIGYLPQDVQLFPGTIKANIARMREDATDAEIYAAAKLADVHDMIAMLPHGYETVVAADGSPLSGGQKQRVALARAFFGNPRMVVLDEPNSNLDTSGETALTRALTHAKREKITVITITQRPALLNSVDKVLLLVNGTVALFGHRQDVLKALASRGVNTEGNPLDQPQLP, from the coding sequence ATGACCGACCGCACCGATCCGTCGCGGCAAGACGTTACCGAAGTTGGAAATGCGCCTTCTACGGATGCCGATGAAACGCCACGGCAGGCCGGATGGTCGGATGCGCAGGCCGCTCAGCAGCGGTTCATTCGCAGACTTGACCGTCAGGAAGACATTCTGGACCGGGCTGTTAAGGAGATCGACGGGGTGGCAGATCAACTACGCAGAGCGGTGGCCAACGGTGCCAGCGAAATCGAGAATTCGGCAAACCCCGGCGCGGCATCCGCTCCAAGCCCCAGCCCGAAGGCTGCAAGCCCGACACCTGCGACCGACACAACCCCACCGCCGGCGAACATCGCGTCCCGGCCAATCAACCCCGTGCCGACGACGACAAACGCCGCGCCTCCGGCAGCCAGTGCCACACAGACGGAACACGTCGTACAGCGCGCGTGGCCCCCGAGAATCGAGAGCCCGGCCAAGGTGGAATCGCTCTCGGCGTTGCGCGATCGGATGTCGGCGGAACAGCGGTCAGCACAGGAGCAGCGCAAGTCCGAACCCCGTGTCGAGAAGCCGGTTATCTGGCCGACGGCCGAAATGAAAGACAGGAGTTCCCCGCCGGGAATGGTGGTGATCGATGGTGATCGGGGGCCGATCAAGGCGGAGCCGCGACCATCCGGCAAGGACGGTGGTTCGTCGAATGGCAATGGCGGTGGTGGTGGCGGCGGTGGTGGCGGACCGAACGTCTTTCACAAACGCCTGGGAGCAGTGGATTTCACCGCGAGCCTCAAGGCCGGCCTCAAGGCGATCAGACAGAACCTGATGATCGTGATGGTATTCACGATCGCCACCAACGTGCTCGTGCTCGCGATCCCGGTCTATCTGTTCCAGATTTCGGACCGGGTGCTGACCAGCCGCTCGATCGACACGCTGGTGATGCTGACGGCCCTGATCGTCGGCGCGGTGGTGTTGCAGACGATTTTCGATGGCATCCGTCGCATGATCCTGATGCGCACGGCGGTGGAGGTTGCAGCCCAGCTTGGCGCGCCGATCCTCAGCGCCGCGGCCCGAGCGGCCCTTCACAGCAACGGGCGTGAATATCAGACGCTCGGCGACCTGCAGCAGCTTCGCGCCTTCCTGGTATCGGGAACGCTGCTTTCCTTTCTCGATGCGCCGATCGCGCCGTTCTTCGTGCTCGCGGTATTCCTCATCCATCCCCATCTCGGCGCGATCGTGATTACGTCGGCTTTCCTTCTGCTGATCGTGACGCTCCTGAACCAGCGGGCGACCGCCGGGGGCTTCGGGGAGGCGACCAACTACCAGACCAAGGCGAACCTTCATCTCGATTCGATGTCGCGCAATTCACAAATCATCAACGCGCTGGCGATGATCCCTGAAGCTGTCCACATCTGGGGCAAGGACATGGCCGGCTCGCTCAAGGCCCAGGTCCTGGCGCAGGACCGCAACATCGCCTTTGCCTCGCTCTCCAAGGCGGTGCGGCTGCTTACCCAGGTGACGATGCTTGGCTGGGGCGCGAATCTGGCACTGCATGGCCACCTGACCGGCGGCATGGTGATCTCGGCTTCCATCATCGCCGGCCGTGCGCTTGGCCCGATCGAAGCGGCAATCGAAGGCTGGCACCAGGTGATACAGGCGCGTGCCGCCTATGGCCGCATCTCCGCGCTGCTGCATACATCGCCGCTCAATTTCGAACGGTTGAAGCTGCCGCGTCCCGAAGGACGGCTCGATGTCGAGCGCCTGCTCTTCGTCCCGCAGGGCACCAAACGCGTCGTGCTCAACGGCATCACCTTCTCGCTCGAGCCGGGCGACTCGCTTGCCGTGATCGGCAGTTCCGGCGCCGGCAAGACGACGCTCGGAAAGATGCTGGTCGGCTCGATCCTGCCGACATCAGGCAATGTCCGCCTCGACCTCATGGACCTGAGGAACTGGGACCAGCGTCAGTTCGGCGAGAGCATCGGCTACCTGCCGCAGGACGTGCAGCTTTTCCCGGGCACAATCAAGGCCAACATCGCCCGCATGCGGGAGGACGCCACGGATGCGGAGATTTATGCCGCTGCCAAGCTCGCCGACGTTCATGACATGATCGCCATGCTGCCGCACGGGTATGAGACGGTCGTCGCAGCCGATGGTTCGCCCCTGTCTGGCGGCCAGAAGCAGCGGGTCGCGCTTGCCCGTGCCTTCTTCGGCAATCCGCGCATGGTGGTGCTCGACGAGCCGAACTCAAATCTGGATACATCAGGTGAAACGGCGCTGACCCGTGCGCTGACCCATGCAAAGCGTGAGAAGATCACGGTCATCACCATCACGCAGCGTCCTGCGCTTCTCAACAGCGTCGACAAGGTCCTGCTGCTGGTGAACGGCACGGTGGCCCTCTTCGGCCATCGACAGGATGTTCTCAAGGCACTCGCTTCGCGCGGGGTGAACACCGAAGGCAACCCGCTCGACCAACCTCAGCTTCCGTAG
- a CDS encoding HlyD family type I secretion periplasmic adaptor subunit, with amino-acid sequence MADAAKAQDLTWYAEVPRSIWQHTLIGFVLIGVTFGGFGAWAVTAPLAAAIIAQGSFVATGQNKVIQHFEGGIIKEILVSEGDHVTIDQPLVRLDETAAQANERQFFLRRARLEAIVARLSAQAHGLKEITLPEAITQHLKDDPEIRPIVQSQQLNFQTWRSKLDSDIGLLKRNIESLEFRSEGFQEQLKAVREQRALLDEEYAGKKVLLAKDLIRKTEIKTIQRAIADAEGQIGRLMSEVSETGAQILKQEQQVNQTEESYKEAALDELQKAEAELDTVREQLRGATNVLRRATINAPVTGTVIRMHYHTSGGVIESGKPIMEILPADVPLIIEAQVLRTEIDNIKVGEKATVRLTALNQRTTPVLNGQVFYLSADALPVQTQDGTREVYLARVSLPASELARVHNFAVTPGMPAEILIQTAERTFFDYLTKPIRDSMARAFMEN; translated from the coding sequence ATGGCAGACGCAGCCAAAGCACAGGACTTGACATGGTACGCGGAGGTTCCGCGCTCCATCTGGCAACACACGCTGATCGGCTTCGTGCTGATCGGCGTCACATTCGGCGGCTTTGGTGCCTGGGCCGTCACCGCACCGTTGGCGGCGGCCATCATCGCCCAGGGAAGCTTCGTCGCAACCGGCCAGAACAAGGTGATCCAGCATTTCGAAGGCGGGATCATCAAGGAAATTCTGGTCAGCGAGGGCGACCACGTCACCATCGACCAGCCGTTGGTGCGACTGGACGAGACAGCGGCGCAGGCAAACGAGCGCCAGTTCTTTCTGCGGCGGGCACGACTTGAGGCGATTGTCGCTCGACTGAGTGCACAGGCCCACGGTCTCAAGGAAATCACTTTGCCGGAGGCGATCACGCAGCATCTGAAGGATGACCCTGAGATCCGCCCGATCGTGCAAAGCCAGCAGCTCAATTTCCAGACCTGGAGAAGCAAGCTTGATAGCGATATCGGCCTGTTGAAACGCAACATCGAGAGCCTGGAATTCCGGTCCGAAGGCTTTCAGGAGCAGTTGAAGGCAGTTCGCGAGCAGCGCGCCCTTCTCGACGAGGAATATGCCGGCAAGAAAGTGCTCTTGGCGAAAGACCTGATCCGCAAGACGGAGATCAAGACCATCCAGCGGGCGATCGCCGATGCCGAGGGTCAGATCGGCCGGCTCATGTCCGAAGTCTCCGAAACCGGTGCACAGATCCTGAAGCAGGAGCAACAGGTGAACCAGACGGAAGAGAGCTACAAAGAGGCGGCGCTCGACGAGTTGCAGAAGGCTGAAGCCGAACTGGATACAGTGCGCGAGCAATTGCGCGGTGCTACCAACGTGTTGCGTCGCGCCACGATCAACGCGCCGGTAACTGGCACGGTTATCAGGATGCACTACCACACATCAGGCGGCGTCATCGAAAGCGGCAAGCCGATCATGGAAATCCTGCCGGCCGATGTGCCTCTCATCATCGAAGCGCAGGTTCTGCGCACCGAGATCGACAATATCAAGGTCGGTGAGAAGGCAACCGTGCGACTGACGGCGCTCAACCAGCGCACGACGCCGGTTCTCAACGGCCAGGTCTTCTATCTGTCTGCCGACGCTTTGCCCGTCCAGACGCAGGACGGTACGCGTGAGGTCTACCTGGCCCGTGTGAGCCTGCCCGCAAGTGAACTCGCAAGGGTCCATAACTTTGCCGTGACGCCGGGCATGCCCGCCGAAATCCTTATCCAGACGGCCGAGCGGACCTTCTTCGACTATCTCACGAAGCCGATCCGCGACAGCATGGCCCGCGCCTTCATGGAGAACTGA
- a CDS encoding adenylate/guanylate cyclase domain-containing protein — MEQKLSVIMAADVAGYSRLMELDEKGTLAALMAHRQELWDVEVAAHHGRIVKLIGDGMLVEFRAVEDAILCAVEIQRGMRNRNAGIRPDRRMEFRIGINIGDILVEDGDVYGDGVNVAARIESLAKPGGVSVSSSVHDTLGGRLGIRFEDRGEQVLKNIGRPVHVYNVFIDDAGSGLGALMAPPSQEVRENPPVKSGRTLLHVSRFENLSGNPDQEYFAAGITQDVVAALSRFSGLNVIVRVPHVEPQHHAPAAYYTLEGSVRRVADRVRVNANLTNATGEHIWAEKYDFDLIDMFDVQDELSRSIPAALNVKIEEAERYRVLAEPLKGSSAYDFYLRGRHVEKSLKPDDVRLAKEMFLAAIDADPAYARGYLGLAWLEIRKLKWNERVDMETTLANAFAWANKALERSPRDADVHWALGVVHLWRREAERAIGCYERGRELAPNNCDLLAEYCDALGYLGLLQDAIRIGELALRLNPSRPDWYFWNVAAAKYLSGQYAEALALLEKMADLGSAYRLLAATYAQLGRLEEARRAADELLKLNPEFSIERYGSRAPYRDEALLARYVEGLRLAGLPE, encoded by the coding sequence ATGGAACAAAAGCTCTCGGTCATCATGGCCGCGGACGTGGCGGGCTATAGCCGGCTGATGGAGCTCGATGAGAAGGGCACGCTTGCGGCCCTCATGGCTCATCGACAGGAGCTTTGGGACGTCGAGGTCGCCGCGCATCACGGGCGCATCGTCAAGCTCATCGGCGACGGTATGCTGGTGGAGTTCCGCGCCGTGGAAGACGCAATTCTCTGCGCGGTCGAGATCCAGCGGGGAATGCGGAACAGAAACGCAGGCATACGTCCGGATCGCCGGATGGAATTTCGCATCGGGATCAATATCGGCGACATCCTGGTTGAAGACGGCGACGTCTATGGCGACGGCGTCAATGTGGCGGCGCGCATCGAGAGCCTCGCCAAACCGGGTGGGGTATCGGTCTCCTCCTCGGTTCACGACACCTTGGGCGGTCGCCTGGGCATCCGCTTCGAAGATAGGGGCGAGCAGGTATTGAAGAACATCGGCCGCCCCGTCCACGTCTACAATGTCTTCATCGACGACGCCGGGTCCGGGCTCGGCGCGCTCATGGCGCCACCGTCACAAGAGGTGCGAGAAAACCCTCCGGTCAAGTCGGGCCGAACGCTCCTCCATGTGTCGCGCTTCGAAAATCTGAGCGGCAATCCCGACCAGGAATATTTCGCTGCCGGCATAACGCAGGATGTCGTCGCAGCATTGTCGCGTTTCTCCGGGTTGAACGTGATTGTTCGGGTGCCGCACGTCGAACCGCAACACCACGCACCAGCCGCCTACTACACGCTTGAAGGCAGCGTCAGGCGCGTTGCCGATCGTGTCAGGGTCAATGCCAACCTGACGAACGCCACTGGCGAACACATCTGGGCGGAGAAATACGACTTCGACCTCATCGACATGTTTGACGTCCAGGACGAGTTGTCCCGCTCCATTCCGGCGGCGTTGAATGTCAAGATCGAAGAAGCCGAACGATACAGGGTTCTCGCCGAGCCGCTCAAAGGGTCGAGCGCCTACGATTTCTATCTGCGTGGTCGACACGTTGAAAAGAGCCTGAAACCGGATGACGTCAGGTTGGCGAAGGAGATGTTCCTGGCAGCGATTGACGCTGATCCGGCTTACGCGCGCGGCTATCTCGGGCTGGCCTGGCTGGAGATACGAAAGCTGAAGTGGAACGAGCGCGTTGATATGGAAACCACGCTCGCCAATGCCTTCGCCTGGGCAAACAAGGCGCTGGAGCGCAGCCCCCGCGACGCCGACGTGCACTGGGCGCTCGGCGTCGTGCATCTGTGGAGGCGAGAGGCGGAGCGGGCAATCGGTTGCTACGAGCGTGGCCGCGAACTGGCGCCCAACAATTGCGATCTGCTTGCGGAGTATTGCGATGCCCTGGGCTACCTCGGTCTGCTTCAGGACGCGATCAGGATCGGAGAGCTGGCCTTGCGGCTGAACCCCAGTCGCCCCGACTGGTATTTCTGGAACGTCGCTGCCGCGAAATATCTCTCGGGCCAATACGCAGAGGCGTTGGCGCTCCTGGAAAAGATGGCCGATCTTGGTTCGGCCTATCGACTGCTCGCCGCGACCTACGCGCAACTCGGTCGCCTGGAGGAAGCACGTCGTGCCGCCGACGAGCTCCTGAAGCTCAATCCGGAATTCTCGATCGAACGATACGGTTCTCGCGCACCCTATCGGGATGAGGCCTTGCTTGCGCGTTATGTTGAAGGCCTGCGGCTTGCGGGGTTGCCGGAATGA